A window from Ignavibacteriota bacterium encodes these proteins:
- a CDS encoding FAD-dependent oxidoreductase — translation MKNIVVIGGGIAGLASAQKLAKEGYKVTLIESNEQLGGLGTFFNHNGNWIDKFYHCQMPSDGPLLKLIDDVGITDQLYWKPTRMGFIVDGKRYSFNTPLDLLKFSPISFFERLRFGVVSLSLRYLGKGKDLDNLPIEKWFKGLYGANVWNKLLKQLFLSKFGDHSGNLPSLYIWQRLGREKNVATRGYLKCGLKGFIDAVEKNILSNGGKILTNSPVKNLMQKENSVDVVLENETINADWVISTIPIPQFVDLVKNTNLNTKFFDPNLTYQGVVNAMFFLKRPLDNFYWTPVVNSKTEFDGVVEMTELVEKSQYGNYNMVYVMKYCSRNSDLFKEDENSIAERWKKQLLNLYPDLNFTENDIADIKIFKAPFVEPIYPLGYSKIKPDLHLKGTNILLATSAQVYPNITSWNASTGLVENVLELLKKLDNN, via the coding sequence ATGAAAAATATTGTAGTTATTGGCGGTGGAATTGCCGGATTAGCTTCTGCGCAAAAGTTAGCAAAAGAAGGTTATAAAGTTACACTTATAGAATCAAACGAACAGCTTGGCGGATTGGGAACTTTTTTCAATCATAACGGAAATTGGATTGATAAATTTTATCATTGCCAAATGCCTTCCGATGGTCCACTTTTAAAATTAATTGATGATGTTGGAATTACAGATCAGCTATATTGGAAGCCAACAAGAATGGGATTTATTGTTGACGGAAAAAGATATTCATTCAACACACCTTTGGATTTGCTGAAATTTTCTCCAATTAGTTTTTTTGAAAGATTAAGATTCGGTGTTGTAAGCCTTTCACTTCGTTACTTGGGTAAAGGAAAAGATTTAGATAATCTACCTATTGAAAAATGGTTTAAAGGTTTATATGGTGCAAATGTTTGGAATAAACTATTAAAACAATTATTCCTTTCAAAGTTTGGAGATCATTCCGGAAATCTTCCATCATTATATATTTGGCAGAGATTAGGAAGAGAAAAAAATGTTGCTACCCGTGGATATTTAAAGTGCGGGCTAAAAGGATTTATTGATGCAGTTGAAAAAAATATTTTATCAAATGGCGGAAAAATTTTAACAAATTCACCAGTTAAAAATTTAATGCAAAAAGAAAATAGTGTTGATGTAGTTTTAGAAAATGAAACAATAAATGCTGATTGGGTTATTTCCACAATTCCAATTCCACAGTTTGTAGATTTGGTTAAAAATACTAATTTGAATACGAAATTTTTCGATCCAAATCTTACATATCAAGGTGTTGTAAATGCAATGTTTTTCTTAAAAAGACCTTTGGATAATTTTTATTGGACTCCAGTTGTAAACTCTAAAACCGAATTTGATGGTGTAGTAGAGATGACCGAATTAGTTGAAAAATCTCAGTATGGAAATTACAATATGGTTTATGTAATGAAATACTGCAGCAGAAATTCCGATTTGTTCAAAGAAGATGAAAATTCAATTGCTGAAAGATGGAAAAAACAATTGTTAAATCTTTATCCCGATCTAAATTTTACAGAAAACGATATTGCAGATATAAAAATATTTAAAGCTCCGTTTGTTGAACCGATTTATCCATTGGGGTATTCAAAAATAAAACCGGATCTTCACTTAAAAGGGACCAACATTTTATTAGCAACTTCGGCACAAGTATATCCAAATATAAC
- a CDS encoding DegT/DnrJ/EryC1/StrS family aminotransferase, giving the protein MKVPLLDLKAQYQSLKKELDEAILKVAESQYFILGPEVQKLEESTCKYLGVKRAIGVSSGTDALLIALMAIDILPGDEVIVPTYSFFATAGVVSRLNAIPVFVDSDPVTFNIDSNKIVEKITNKTKAIIPVHLYGQSGDMDPIMKIAKNYNLKVIEDGAQAISTQYKDGKCVGTIGDIGCYSYFPSKNLGCFGDGGMVVTNNEELADKIKILRVHGGEPKYYHSVIGGNFRIDAIQAAVLNVKLPHLDSWSEKRRKNAELYNSLFKTFGLSEEEGKIEFDSKNKVLLPKAIYKNSEFGIQNSELKNYHIYNQYIIRVEKRDAMRNFLTENGIATEIYYPVPFHKQECFQDVMKSSKFKNQTFPVADFAADNSIALPIYPELTEEQITYVVDKINEFTKSLN; this is encoded by the coding sequence ATGAAAGTCCCATTGTTAGATCTTAAAGCACAGTATCAATCATTAAAGAAAGAATTGGATGAAGCAATATTAAAAGTTGCAGAATCACAATATTTTATATTGGGTCCTGAAGTTCAAAAACTTGAAGAATCTACATGTAAATATTTAGGCGTTAAAAGGGCAATCGGCGTATCATCCGGAACAGACGCTCTTTTAATAGCACTTATGGCAATTGATATTTTGCCCGGAGATGAAGTTATTGTTCCAACATATTCATTTTTTGCAACAGCCGGAGTAGTTTCAAGATTAAATGCAATTCCGGTATTTGTAGATAGTGATCCGGTAACTTTTAACATTGATTCAAATAAAATAGTTGAAAAAATTACAAATAAAACAAAAGCAATAATTCCGGTTCATTTGTATGGACAAAGTGGAGATATGGATCCGATAATGAAAATTGCTAAAAACTATAATCTTAAAGTTATTGAAGACGGTGCACAAGCAATATCAACACAGTACAAAGATGGAAAATGCGTTGGTACAATTGGTGATATCGGATGTTATTCTTATTTTCCGAGTAAAAACTTGGGATGTTTTGGTGATGGAGGAATGGTTGTTACAAATAATGAAGAACTTGCGGACAAAATAAAAATCTTAAGAGTTCACGGCGGAGAACCAAAATATTATCACAGTGTTATTGGCGGAAATTTTAGAATTGATGCAATTCAAGCAGCAGTTTTGAATGTAAAACTTCCTCATTTGGATTCATGGTCTGAGAAAAGAAGAAAAAATGCAGAATTGTATAATTCACTATTTAAAACATTCGGACTTTCAGAAGAAGAAGGCAAAATAGAATTTGATTCAAAAAATAAAGTTTTACTTCCAAAAGCAATATATAAGAATTCAGAATTCGGAATTCAGAATTCTGAATTGAAAAACTACCATATTTACAATCAGTATATCATTAGAGTTGAGAAACGAGATGCAATGAGAAATTTCTTAACGGAAAATGGAATAGCAACAGAGATTTATTATCCGGTTCCATTCCATAAACAAGAATGTTTCCAAGATGTTATGAAAAGTTCGAAATTTAAAAATCAAACTTTCCCGGTTGCAGATTTTGCTGCAGATAACTCAATTGCATTACCAATTTATCCGGAATTAACAGAAGAGCAAATTACTTATGTAGTTGACAAAATAAATGAATTTACAAAATCACTTAATTAG
- a CDS encoding glycosyltransferase produces the protein MINQKTVSAVNSLNFEQASTLQKVENVYFVLPAYNEEESLPNLLKRISEINSKYSAKIKVVVVNDGSKDKTADVTIKAAENLNLTLVNHEKNMGLGQAVQTGIKEALSQATINDIIIIMDADDTHDVNLMDQMIEKIEAGADIVIASRFVNGGNDESAPIFRRFLSRGASFVFKTILPLNDINDFTSGYRAYRVSMLQKASYHFGETLVHEQGFACMVELLLKLRHWSPKIIEIPFFLRYDRKLGASKLKLFKTIMQYFKLGIRDRVSPSPRRI, from the coding sequence ATGATAAATCAGAAAACTGTTTCGGCAGTAAATTCATTAAATTTTGAACAAGCTTCAACACTTCAAAAAGTTGAAAATGTTTATTTTGTTCTACCGGCTTACAATGAAGAAGAATCTTTACCAAATCTTCTAAAAAGAATTTCGGAAATTAATTCAAAATACTCTGCAAAAATAAAAGTGGTTGTTGTTAACGATGGCTCAAAAGATAAAACCGCTGATGTAACAATTAAAGCTGCTGAAAATCTAAATCTTACATTGGTAAATCATGAAAAAAACATGGGTTTGGGACAAGCAGTTCAAACCGGAATTAAAGAAGCCTTATCTCAAGCAACAATAAATGATATAATAATTATTATGGATGCCGATGATACTCATGATGTTAATTTAATGGATCAAATGATAGAAAAAATTGAAGCCGGTGCAGATATTGTTATTGCTTCAAGATTTGTTAACGGCGGTAATGATGAAAGTGCTCCAATATTCAGAAGATTTCTTTCACGCGGTGCAAGTTTTGTATTTAAAACAATTCTTCCTTTGAATGATATAAATGATTTTACAAGCGGTTACAGAGCTTACAGAGTTAGTATGCTTCAAAAAGCTTCTTACCATTTTGGTGAAACTTTAGTACACGAACAAGGTTTTGCATGTATGGTTGAACTTCTTTTAAAACTTCGACATTGGTCGCCTAAAATTATCGAAATTCCCTTCTTCTTAAGATATGATAGAAAACTTGGCGCAAGTAAATTAAAATTGTTCAAAACAATTATGCAGTATTTCAAGCTGGGAATTAGAGATAGAGTTTCACCAAGTCCGAGAAGAATATAA